Genomic DNA from Cloeon dipterum chromosome 3, ieCloDipt1.1, whole genome shotgun sequence:
GCACCCCATGCAATATCCAATTTTCTACCTTTTGCGGTTGTTATGCTGAAGcaatacaataatttatctcGCTACGATTTTGAGAAAGCCATAAAAGCAGCAAACAGACTGACACGAAACGTTTAGACATAATGTAGTTATGTGAAATTCTGACTAAAAGTAAAagatttgtgtttttttcaatttcatataaaaatttagattgtcatataattatttatggttATAGCTGTTGACTGTTTTATAGCCTCGGGAAAAAAGTACGCAATGCtgaaaataagtaatttaaatttaagcaagttccccattttcaaacattttaattttttcctcgcaATTAATTAGCCCGCGCGTCCGAATTTCACTTTTGAGGAACGTAGCTTTGATTTTTACCTGCAGCGATCGATTGGAAGTTGGCATCTTCGTTATCATCTTCTTGACTCGGCGGGCCCCATATCCGCATGAGAAAGGGTTTAAGCTGCGCCTTGTTGAGCTGGATCAGGGCAGCTTCAACGTTTCCTTGGTTCGCCTCAAGAGCGGCCACTGCTTCTTGGCGAGTGAAGTTTCCCTTGCTAATCAGCTCAGCGTACTAAAATTagccaacaattttattacgaCTGAGCGTTTAGTTTTTTCAACCGTAATTCCGGCACATGTTACAAGTAACTGGACTCAAAACGGACtatttatatcaaatattctacgaattatatattttaattttttggtaagcGATGGTTAGCAATGTATGTTTATTACtgcactgaaaatttaagatgGAATACTGGCTATACTAgactaaattttcattaacagAAAATTAGCTCATAGTAACACTctcttttttcaagaaattctcAAACTAACGGAAACCCCTTTAATATTAATCTTTACTATCACAGTTATTacctaattattttaaaaccgaAAACTTTTTCAATATGAAACAGAATCAGCAACAATTTGAAcgaatttaacttaaaaaattgagtaaaaatggttatataaccatttttaatttgcaccaaagtcagtaaaaaattcttttaaaaccaTGCATATTCTTACAAATATTTCTAGTTTAAACAATTGCAAGCATATtcgtaaaaatttgtattttttaagttatttataACAATCTATTTCGAAGGGCAACCcacaaactaaaataattttgacctCAGAAATTAAACTAGAACGCGCACTCTCTCTGTTTTCCCCTCTGACCTTGCTCTGTCGCTGTTCAACGCAGTGCGTGACCGCAGACCAGACGTTGCCCTTCTTTTGTCTCAGGGCATCCCTGGCCTCCAGGGCCGACACGACGCCCACCGTGTTTTCGGCCCTCTCGAGGCCGTAGTTGGTGGCGAGCGTGGCCACTGTATCGATTAGATTGCGCCAGTGCTGCCTGAGCCAGGTGATCGGGTCCTGGCCAGGGTTTTCACCATCTGCCGTTTGCTCCAGTGCCACCTGAACGTCTTCCGAGGTGAAGCTGTGCTCCTCCGCTTCCTGAAATATTCACGTggcttgtaatttttttatttgcagataATTATAGtggcagcaaattaaaaaaattgcctgaTATGGCAGACGATGGACTCGTTTTGTTATCGCACTGCAATTTACTGCGTGAAAATGTCTCCGCACTTCCTTTTCACGCGCCTTGTGCTCAATTAAAGTGtcacattttaaaagctttgtAAAGCAAAATCgcggtgaaataaaaaaaaatatttaaatgttttcaccATTTCCGAAGTGCAGGCCGACCTGACAAatgaatttgataaattggTGGCACCTCAAGGCTAACCACGACGCGCGTTTCAATTCTCCTGATTAGGAGGGAGATGCGCGGGTACAAAAAGGGCCTGGCGTAGTGTGCGTTATGTCATTTTAGTACTGACCCACGAACTGACAGTAAACGTTTCAGATTGATTCCAGACATGGAGTTCTTCAAGTTAGCAGCCTTGTTGGCATTCGTGGCACTTGCGGTGGCCGATCCACTGCCCTCGATGGAGGAGGAAGAAGACGCGGAATCAAAAGACAACCTGGCGACGGAGCCTGATTGGGCCAACTTTGGCAAAAACTGTTTCATCCAGAACAGCGAGAAGATCGGACTGGTTCAGGGCGAAGAGCACACACTGCAAGCCAAACTGCCAGTTTTGGACTCCGATTTCGCCTACTGGTCCATCAAGAAGTGGCAGTTGGACGACGGTGAGTTCTTTGAGATTCAGAACGATGACAGCTTCGAGTTCATCGGCGTGATAAACGATGGAGACGAGGAGAAGGACGACTACCAGATCATCACCACACCATTCCACTACCTCTTCAAAAATCCGGGTAACTTGTGGCAACTGCAGCGCGAGCCGAGTGGCCAGTACATCATCAAACACATGAACACCGAGCTTTTCCTCACCCTTGACtcggagaaaaaaatcagcttggAACAAGCGACGCCGACCAAGTGGTCTATCATCTGCCCGCAgtagaattcaattttgtaaatttttgctttaaaagttTCGATAGAATCTATTATATTGCATTAAACCACTAACCAATCCAATTCTTTCTTGATgccttgaataaaaatgtatagaTGCAGCCAtaattttcgtaaatttttaattatttcacggcgataaaaattcgttaaaaaatagatggaaataattaaagcagcTAGTGTGCTTGAAAAATGCTTACCCTTAATAATCGGACCAACTCATGGCCTTGGAAACTGGTTTTGCTCTTCCTTGTACGTCCGATCTCCGGGGGTTGGCTTCCTGACCTGATTGAACCACCCTGTAAtggatgcaaaatttaatattttaattaaactttcgCTTCAGCAGCGGCAGCATGGTTGTAATTTCACATAGCTCTCACTCACGTTTGTTATAACCACTCTAACTAAGTAAGCATTCGAGATAGTTAAGAACACTATTTCTACAATTATTAAAGTCACACAAAATCATTAGTAAAGGAATGGATCTCCAGCGTCTGTATGCGTTTCAGCAGGGTGTCCCTAATCTTGCAGGAAATTTCAATGCAATAGCGCATCAATATATTGAATTAactccgattttttttttaaacttcacaAATATCTATGTGCTGGGCATTGAAAGATCCATAAAACCGGGTCGAGGTTTAGGGTGCAGCCAGGCTACCCTGATATTGACGTTGCCACTGGTGAGGGTGCTGGTGCGCGAGTCAAAGGCCCTGCTGCTGGGCGTGCGCAGGGACGACATGCTGCCGCCGTGCAGGCTGCTCGACAGGTCCGAGGTGGACATGCCGCGCACGCCTCCGCCTCGCCGCGACGACCGACTGATGTGCTGGTTCGACTCGTAGGCCGGCAGCGGCTCGTCCAGCTCGGGACTCGTCTCCCGAGAGGACATCGGAAGGCTCTTGAAAGACACACGCATTAATGTGCAGACTGTGCGTGACCAAGGAATAGTGGCGAGGAGtgaggaaatttattattttccaatacTGTCCATGTTATGGTGatcgctttttttaaattgatattttatgttGGAGAAATGAAGCAGAGTTGTATAAATAGAAATGAAGTGGAATatgtgtaataaataatttagatgaTTGATTTTGTTAGATATAATAATCATCATATTAGCACGAAAAATGCTGAttcatagattttttaaattgccaacGACTGCCTAAACATACCTTTTAACACAAAATAGAAGTCAGACACTTCATGTTggcaaaatatcatttgaaatctaatttaaaatataaaaattccctTAGACAGTATTAagtattcttaaattaaaaaagaacatgGTCAAAAGTactaacaaattttgttatgaataaatagtaactaatattaaaaatgtatataatttgttttctgctaaaaataattaaaaatcaagaatttaGCTATATTTCCTTGCTTCTCTCGCCTTGTGAAAAACGCAGATTTCAGTTTTAGAAAGCACGAGATAGagaattacaaataaataaggaGTACGGTATCTGATGTTAATATTAAGCTTGAGAGAGAATGAGTTAGATCGAAGCATACCTGTGTGTCACTGAGTCTGAGTGACTGTTTGCTGAGCGTTCTTCTGAGAGAGGAGGTTGGCGCTTGCCTTTCGTCGTCGCCCCACAGAAAAGCGTGCATTTCTGGAGTGTCCATCAGGGTTTGAGTGCCCGTGTGCAGGGACATGGCCCTTTTGAGTCTCGGCGACGGTGCCCTTCGATAATACCGAGGGCTTCTAGAGGCGGACTTTGGCGGGGACTGCTCCGCCTTTGACATTTCTGCTGGAGCCTCGTACGTctggaagagaaaaattcgtTGAAAAACGACAGAAGCAAAtagtattatatattttgtacaCATTTTCATtgtaatatataaattaataatcgacGAAAAGCAATGTATCAGAAGATATTATTTGACATTGTGTAATGTCTATGAGAACAGGAAATATCTAAAATACCTGAGTTCCAATTTCTCTGGGCGGCGGGGAAGTGCCCGTCGAAACTGAGTGTTTAACCTTGGCCTCCGGTTTCGGCGACTCCACTATGACGACGGGCGAGCTGGGAACCTCCAGTCTGGCCGGTGTCTTCTCTTTGGGCGGTGGCTCGGCTTTTTCGGTTGGCAGCTCGCGCATCGGCGAGGTGGAGCATGAGACAAAGTGGCGCGGCGGCGTCTTCTGCTTGACCGGCTCCCTGGGCGGCGAGCAACCCACCGCCGTCGACACCTTATCCTTTTTCTTCCGCGGCAGGGTTCTCGGCGACGACGGCGGTGTCGGCGTGGAACTGTACGGCACCTTTGTGGGACGACGATCCTTGCTGGACTTGCGATCCTCCTCGCTACTTTCTgcttctgtaaattttaagacaATTCTTAAGacaagataaattttcaaaccaggattttcttttaaaacgaCTGTGATTAACTGTGTTTTACTGAAAGGAGCATCAGGCACAAATCTCTTtaggttttaaaatatgaattcactaaaaaaaattgaaaatattctaggcttataattttttgttattttccgtGGCTCTTGTAAAaccatacaaaaattattcgttacagaattgatttttttaataatttagactTTTTTAGACCTAAGCCAAT
This window encodes:
- the LOC135940845 gene encoding uncharacterized protein LOC135940845, whose protein sequence is MEFFKLAALLAFVALAVADPLPSMEEEEDAESKDNLATEPDWANFGKNCFIQNSEKIGLVQGEEHTLQAKLPVLDSDFAYWSIKKWQLDDGEFFEIQNDDSFEFIGVINDGDEEKDDYQIITTPFHYLFKNPGNLWQLQREPSGQYIIKHMNTELFLTLDSEKKISLEQATPTKWSIICPQ